From Sphingopyxis sp. USTB-05, the proteins below share one genomic window:
- a CDS encoding alginate lyase family protein, with protein sequence MKRATLARLPWAILAAAASFPSAAAAFSPDSTCEASEGYSASFDGRRTFTLRPGDLEAIKAALPSDPAIGAAYRDLIARADKAIAAKPASVMDKRSIPVSGDRHDYVSLARYWWPNPANPKGAYVRRDGDTNPDVESNRFDRSALSRMTREADTLALAYYYSGERKYAEGAARVIRTWFLDPATRMNPNMNFAQAVPGVSNGRAEGVLDGASFIGVIDAAGLIAPSGALTPDETTALEDWFAHYLDWMLKSANGKAEGKASNNHGLWYDAQVARFALFARKPEIARGIALAFPKGRIAQQIDTSGALPRELTRTRSFHYSLYALDAAYTVADSAACLGVDLYRAEEKGRSLRGATDYVAAYRGRGAEWPYKEQGWPAEMLDELLVHADDAWGPGAYPRTISGDLLLRHRTR encoded by the coding sequence GTGAAGCGAGCGACTTTAGCCCGACTCCCTTGGGCTATACTGGCCGCCGCCGCGTCATTTCCGTCCGCGGCGGCGGCTTTTTCCCCGGATTCGACGTGCGAGGCGAGCGAGGGCTATTCGGCCTCGTTCGACGGGCGCCGCACCTTCACGCTGCGTCCGGGCGACCTTGAGGCCATCAAGGCTGCGCTGCCGTCCGATCCGGCGATCGGCGCCGCTTACCGCGATCTGATCGCGCGCGCCGACAAGGCGATCGCGGCAAAACCCGCCTCGGTGATGGACAAGCGCAGCATCCCCGTATCGGGCGACCGCCACGACTATGTCAGCCTTGCGCGTTACTGGTGGCCGAACCCCGCCAATCCGAAGGGCGCCTATGTGCGCCGCGACGGCGACACCAATCCCGACGTCGAAAGCAACCGCTTCGACCGCAGCGCGCTGAGCCGCATGACGCGCGAGGCCGACACGCTCGCGCTCGCTTATTATTACAGCGGCGAGCGTAAATATGCCGAGGGTGCGGCGCGGGTGATCCGCACATGGTTCCTCGACCCTGCGACGCGCATGAACCCGAACATGAATTTCGCGCAGGCGGTGCCCGGCGTATCGAACGGCCGCGCCGAAGGCGTGCTCGACGGCGCCAGCTTTATCGGCGTGATCGATGCCGCGGGGCTGATCGCGCCATCGGGTGCGCTGACGCCCGACGAGACGACCGCGCTCGAAGACTGGTTCGCGCACTATCTCGACTGGATGCTGAAGAGCGCCAATGGCAAGGCCGAGGGCAAGGCGTCGAACAACCACGGCCTGTGGTACGATGCGCAAGTCGCGCGCTTCGCGCTTTTCGCGCGCAAGCCCGAAATCGCACGCGGGATCGCCCTCGCCTTTCCAAAGGGGCGGATCGCGCAGCAGATCGACACGTCGGGTGCGCTGCCCAGGGAACTGACGCGGACGCGCAGCTTCCATTATTCGCTCTATGCGCTGGACGCGGCCTATACCGTCGCCGACAGCGCGGCGTGCCTCGGCGTCGACCTTTATCGCGCCGAAGAAAAGGGACGTTCGTTGCGCGGGGCGACCGATTATGTCGCCGCATATCGCGGCCGCGGCGCCGAATGGCCGTATAAGGAACAGGGCTGGCCCGCCGAAATGCTCGACGAACTGCTGGTGCACGCTGACGATGCCTGGGGTCCCGGCGCCTATCCGCGCACGATAAGCGGCGACCTGTTGCTGCGCCATCGCACGCGATAA